A window of the Bacteroidia bacterium genome harbors these coding sequences:
- the obgE gene encoding GTPase ObgE has protein sequence MASNFVDYVKICCRSGKGGGGSTHFYRDKLTAKGGPDGGDGGRGGHIILKGNAQLWTLLHLKYMKHVIAEPGESGKGMLKTGKDGKDIILEVPLGTVAKNAETDEVYFEITVDGEERILTPGGRGGLGNNHFKTATRQTPRFSQPGEPGREDWNILELKVLADVGLVGFPNAGKSTLLSVVSAAKPEIANYPFTTLVPNLGIVKYRDYRSFIMADIPGIIEGAHEGKGLGTRFLRHIERNSLLLFLVPADSPSIKKEYKILEKELKLYNPELLHKTRILAISKSDLLDEELEKLLKKDLPRGIQYVFISSHTGQGIQQLKDKIWSELNKPQD, from the coding sequence ATGGCTTCCAACTTTGTTGATTATGTGAAAATTTGTTGCCGCAGTGGCAAGGGTGGGGGAGGAAGTACGCATTTCTACCGCGATAAATTAACTGCAAAAGGCGGTCCTGATGGTGGAGATGGAGGGCGTGGAGGTCACATTATTCTTAAAGGTAATGCCCAGTTATGGACTTTACTTCATTTGAAATATATGAAGCATGTTATAGCTGAACCGGGAGAAAGTGGAAAGGGTATGCTCAAAACCGGAAAGGATGGTAAGGATATTATTCTTGAAGTTCCTCTTGGGACTGTAGCTAAAAATGCTGAAACGGATGAAGTGTATTTCGAAATTACTGTTGATGGTGAAGAGCGAATTTTGACCCCGGGAGGAAGAGGTGGATTAGGAAATAATCATTTCAAAACAGCAACTCGTCAAACTCCTCGTTTTTCTCAACCCGGTGAACCCGGTCGGGAAGATTGGAATATCCTAGAACTAAAAGTATTGGCAGATGTAGGATTGGTTGGATTTCCAAACGCCGGAAAATCAACTCTTCTAAGTGTTGTAAGCGCGGCTAAACCGGAAATTGCCAATTACCCTTTTACTACCCTGGTACCTAACCTTGGTATTGTTAAATACAGGGATTACCGTTCATTTATTATGGCCGATATCCCTGGTATTATTGAAGGAGCTCACGAAGGAAAAGGTTTGGGAACAAGATTCTTGCGTCATATCGAACGAAATTCCCTGCTCTTGTTTTTAGTGCCGGCCGATTCTCCAAGCATTAAGAAGGAATACAAAATTCTTGAAAAGGAATTGAAATTGTATAATCCTGAGTTACTTCATAAAACTCGGATTTTGGCTATTTCCAAATCCGATCTCTTGGATGAAGAACTTGAAAAATTATTGAAAAAGGACCTCCCCAGAGGCATTCAATATGTTTTTATTTCTTCTCATACCGGTCAGGGTATTCAGCAACTAAAAGATAAAATTTGGTCTGAATTAAATAAACCTCAAGACTAA
- a CDS encoding FKBP-type peptidyl-prolyl cis-trans isomerase, with amino-acid sequence MVRLLGLLFIILLGFNSCKTKQNLVLTEAKSNTSSKREINKEYQLKSGVKYTLTSLGDGPKVHSGDEVYFHYLGKLSTGKVFDNSRERYQPIGIKIGSGLIIKGLEQALLEMYKGDKAIITIPPNLAYGNKDLEVIPPNSTLVFELELVEVKPYKPYTYQAIQGDTLRTNSGLRYIVLKAGNGNPILPKQKAMVNYAGFLWDGTKFDSSYDTGIPYHFTVGTGEVIQAWDEILPLMNKTEKVRIIVPPHLGYGDKGSPPEIPPHSRLIFDIELLEISN; translated from the coding sequence TTGGTTCGTCTCCTTGGTTTACTTTTTATCATTTTGCTTGGTTTTAATTCCTGTAAAACCAAGCAAAACTTAGTTTTAACCGAAGCTAAATCCAATACGAGTTCCAAACGGGAAATCAACAAGGAGTATCAATTAAAATCAGGAGTAAAATATACCTTAACCTCCCTAGGTGATGGGCCCAAGGTTCATTCAGGAGATGAGGTATATTTCCATTATTTGGGCAAATTAAGTACAGGAAAGGTTTTTGACAATAGTAGGGAACGTTACCAACCAATCGGAATTAAAATAGGTAGCGGATTAATAATTAAAGGATTAGAACAAGCCCTACTTGAAATGTATAAAGGAGATAAGGCTATTATTACCATACCTCCGAACTTAGCCTATGGAAACAAAGACTTGGAAGTAATTCCCCCTAATTCAACTTTAGTATTTGAACTTGAACTTGTTGAAGTAAAACCTTACAAACCTTACACTTATCAAGCCATTCAGGGTGATACCCTTCGAACAAATTCCGGATTAAGGTATATTGTTTTAAAGGCAGGTAATGGCAATCCTATTTTACCAAAGCAAAAAGCCATGGTAAACTATGCAGGATTTTTATGGGATGGGACCAAATTTGATTCAAGTTATGATACAGGAATTCCGTACCATTTTACCGTAGGAACCGGTGAGGTTATTCAAGCTTGGGATGAGATTCTTCCGTTAATGAATAAGACAGAAAAAGTCAGAATTATAGTACCTCCTCATTTGGGATATGGAGATAAAGGTAGCCCACCAGAAATACCTCCGCATTCCAGATTAATTTTTGATATTGAATTACTAGAAATAAGCAATTAG
- a CDS encoding FKBP-type peptidyl-prolyl cis-trans isomerase: MKKIFLLGIAAAVTFSSCKNSKYSGFDESETGLFYQYHNHDEDAKAPSVGDIITLQLVLKNSTTDSVLFDSRKFKNVQKFPMPESKYAGSIEEGFAMLNEGDSATFIVNADSFYKHSSRAPKPKFFKEGDALKFDIKMVKVETQEEYQKQMQKEMAAMASLEAGKIASYVSSKGIKEKPDQNGIYTIITKEGKGATPQDGDSITVHYEGTFLDGQVFDSSLKRKKPIGFRLGRQEVIPGWELAFSKLKKGSKATLIIPSKLAYGDGGGQLPPFATLVFEVELLEINKK; encoded by the coding sequence ATGAAAAAAATCTTCCTTTTAGGAATAGCAGCTGCAGTAACCTTTTCCTCATGTAAAAACTCAAAATATTCTGGATTTGATGAATCTGAAACCGGTTTATTCTATCAGTATCACAACCACGATGAAGATGCCAAAGCACCATCGGTAGGAGATATCATTACCCTTCAGCTTGTATTAAAAAATTCTACAACAGATTCTGTTCTATTTGACTCCAGAAAATTCAAAAACGTGCAAAAATTCCCAATGCCGGAAAGCAAATATGCAGGTAGCATTGAAGAAGGATTTGCCATGCTTAATGAAGGAGACAGCGCCACCTTTATTGTAAACGCAGATTCATTTTATAAACATTCGAGCAGAGCACCTAAACCTAAATTTTTTAAAGAAGGGGATGCTTTGAAATTTGATATTAAAATGGTGAAAGTTGAAACCCAAGAAGAATATCAAAAACAAATGCAAAAAGAAATGGCCGCAATGGCATCTCTGGAAGCAGGCAAAATTGCCAGTTATGTTTCTTCAAAAGGTATTAAGGAAAAGCCAGACCAAAATGGAATTTACACCATTATAACAAAAGAAGGTAAAGGTGCTACTCCTCAAGATGGTGATAGTATTACAGTACATTATGAAGGTACATTTCTAGATGGACAAGTGTTCGATAGCAGTTTGAAAAGAAAAAAACCAATTGGATTTAGACTTGGCAGACAAGAAGTTATACCAGGGTGGGAACTTGCATTTTCAAAATTGAAAAAAGGAAGTAAGGCAACATTAATTATCCCTTCTAAATTGGCATATGGTGATGGCGGAGGACAATTACCTCCATTTGCTACTTTAGTATTTGAGGTGGAATTATTGGAAATAAATAAAAAATAA
- a CDS encoding FKBP-type peptidyl-prolyl cis-trans isomerase — MRHLAIILVIFMFAGCGSDDYVPPGRPEDYKDPLVKANRVVTKNEALQIDQYIQRRAWKMTQTGTGLRYEIYQEGKGNLAQPGQKASIRYKLYLLDGTLCYDSNKDGVKTFEIAHGGVERGLEEGILFMKKNSKARFILPSHLGWGLPGDGNKIPMKVALVYDIELVDLK, encoded by the coding sequence ATGAGGCATTTAGCTATAATTCTTGTAATTTTTATGTTTGCCGGTTGCGGGTCGGATGACTATGTACCACCGGGCCGGCCTGAAGATTATAAAGACCCATTAGTTAAGGCCAACAGGGTTGTAACCAAGAACGAAGCCCTCCAAATTGATCAATACATTCAAAGAAGAGCATGGAAGATGACCCAAACCGGGACAGGTTTAAGGTATGAAATTTATCAGGAAGGGAAAGGAAATTTAGCCCAGCCCGGACAGAAGGCATCTATCAGGTACAAACTTTATCTTTTAGATGGAACCCTTTGCTACGATTCGAATAAGGATGGGGTAAAAACTTTTGAAATTGCCCATGGAGGAGTTGAAAGAGGATTAGAGGAAGGAATTTTATTTATGAAAAAAAATTCCAAGGCTAGGTTTATACTACCTTCGCACCTCGGATGGGGGCTGCCTGGAGATGGCAATAAAATACCAATGAAGGTCGCCCTAGTTTATGACATTGAATTAGTTGATTTAAAATAG
- the upp gene encoding uracil phosphoribosyltransferase yields the protein MVNIIGKSNSVFNQFLAEIRDETIQKDRMRFRRNIERIGEVLAYEISKEFAYETTEVNTPLGIANIELAKEQPVVATILRAGLPLHQGILNYFDQADNAFISAYRKHHKDGSFEIKLEYVSSPNLDNRVLILTDPMLATGASLVLTYKALLAKGKPKHTHLVCVIASTEGINYAKKNLPSNVTIWAGAVDDELTAHGYIVPGLGDAGDLAFGVKE from the coding sequence ATGGTAAATATTATAGGAAAATCGAACTCAGTTTTCAATCAATTCCTTGCAGAAATAAGGGATGAGACTATTCAAAAAGATCGGATGCGGTTTAGAAGAAACATTGAACGCATTGGAGAAGTATTAGCCTATGAGATTAGTAAGGAATTTGCCTATGAAACCACAGAAGTGAATACTCCGCTCGGAATTGCCAATATTGAATTAGCGAAAGAGCAGCCGGTAGTAGCTACCATATTAAGAGCCGGACTTCCCTTGCATCAGGGAATTCTTAATTATTTTGATCAGGCAGATAACGCCTTTATTTCGGCATATCGTAAACACCACAAGGACGGAAGTTTTGAAATTAAATTAGAATATGTTTCAAGTCCAAACCTTGACAACAGGGTTTTAATTTTAACCGATCCTATGCTTGCAACCGGAGCTTCCTTAGTTCTAACCTACAAAGCCTTGCTTGCGAAAGGAAAACCTAAGCATACCCATTTAGTATGTGTAATTGCAAGCACAGAAGGAATTAATTATGCCAAGAAAAACTTACCGTCAAATGTGACCATTTGGGCAGGAGCAGTGGATGACGAACTTACAGCCCATGGATATATAGTTCCAGGTTTGGGAGATGCAGGAGATTTAGCCTTTGGTGTGAAAGAATAA
- a CDS encoding DUF2341 domain-containing protein, with product MQKNLRYISLLLICLWAYRPIAYSQINNPATCCDYTPWKHYQLIQFKNENGNASVAGAPHIFYINTQALIAAGKLQANGNDLRFLDSPCGNPLPFCIESGINTTQTEIWISLPSIASGATLDIYMYYDNAAAPSGTNCNAFFSTSLTISSNQTLSGVQNYDRITVNAGVTVSLNPQQPLVFNGKKINILGNIDGNGKGYGPASGPPGPPAGLGLGGDGFSTIGGGGGGYGNFGGRGGISTPSNAGQPYGTANANDIDMGSGGGGSECPASAAGGGAFTATGLVINVNGNISMNGQNATGCNDPQKESEGGGSGGGVLLQGIYINGTGTITCKGGNGASSVNVEGGGGGSGGRVKRFYTVSNGPGLGIDVGFGNAGTGGQPNMTNGQTGTNVSLQTPGIATTISGTEFQVSPVPVADFTTPGGICENSAAAFVDNSTVSLGSIQSYDWDFGSLTIHSGLQNPVINVTNCGQITVTLTVNTDGGCMASTSRILDVTGLPDLTVTQSSPCEGAPVVFDETVFFTGGCTDTYSVSYDFGDGSPVQNGSDLSHTYASAGQQNYSVTATTPSGCSVTRTGTATVYANPTVSFTTSTTGGIGQCPNSLISFQSTSTVPTPSTIANYTWDFGDGTNPFGTGQITSHPYLASGTYNVTLSVVTIESCPGSVTQPLTIYPNPIPSFIYDTSCIGTPTNFYNTTPTDPAMTFRWQINPPGGLYTTANASHTFSSNTNCTAVLTIVDGNQCSASYSESIYVQPLPVANFTTPVPICDPQDNAIFTNTTIPAIGTTQTWSFGDGTFSVAHDPVHNYLGPGTFTVTLDVVAGLCTSTVTKDVVVSEKPTASFTVSSLDLCQGTPITFIDNSTNPNDVITLREWDFGEPPIATVQDPVYNPVHAYIGSKPDTGFMVRLIVENFSQCKDTMIQEVKIYPLPIASFTSPDVCDKVPMIFESTSTISYGSINSYLFDFGDNTTFSGDSTSHLYPAAGTYATTLTVISDQGCIGMANTPVEVNPIPQADFVMDDDEGCDVHTVRFSSGSSPINPPHQIIDYFWDFSNGNTSDDLAPGPEDFPTGLYDITLIVKSIDGCIDTLVAADAVTVHPLPTADFSTDKETVGILNPSVIIVNESLGWNSCTIDYGDGNTDNLNDLIEHIYNDTGMYHLFLTAVTEFGCLDTISRYVHVVPDFAWYIPNAFTPNHDLKNEIWGGKGMAIKTYELQIFNRWGEEIFRSKNPEETWDGSVRDFKNSSEGKMIKQDIYVYKVNILDNNDMRHIYTGKLYVYPDTEKKLTK from the coding sequence GTGCAGAAAAACCTTAGATATATTTCCCTTCTGTTAATCTGTTTATGGGCATACAGACCAATTGCCTATTCACAAATTAACAATCCGGCAACTTGTTGTGATTATACCCCTTGGAAGCATTACCAATTAATTCAATTTAAGAATGAAAACGGGAATGCATCCGTTGCAGGTGCGCCACATATTTTTTATATAAACACCCAAGCTTTGATTGCTGCGGGAAAATTACAGGCTAACGGAAATGATCTTCGATTTTTAGATTCTCCCTGTGGAAATCCTTTACCATTTTGTATTGAAAGTGGAATAAACACGACACAGACAGAGATTTGGATAAGTTTACCATCCATAGCTTCAGGTGCGACTTTAGACATTTATATGTATTATGACAATGCGGCTGCTCCTTCCGGGACAAATTGCAATGCATTTTTTTCGACCAGTTTAACTATTTCATCGAATCAGACTTTAAGTGGTGTTCAAAACTATGATCGAATTACGGTGAATGCCGGGGTTACAGTTAGTTTAAATCCTCAGCAACCATTGGTTTTTAATGGAAAAAAAATCAATATTTTAGGTAATATTGATGGGAATGGGAAAGGTTATGGACCAGCGAGCGGTCCGCCCGGACCACCAGCCGGATTGGGATTAGGAGGTGATGGGTTTTCTACGATTGGAGGCGGAGGCGGAGGATATGGTAATTTTGGTGGACGAGGAGGGATTTCGACTCCATCGAATGCAGGACAACCATATGGAACGGCGAATGCCAATGATATCGATATGGGATCAGGAGGAGGAGGTTCTGAATGTCCGGCATCGGCAGCGGGAGGTGGTGCTTTTACCGCAACAGGATTGGTTATCAATGTGAATGGGAACATTTCGATGAATGGGCAAAATGCGACCGGCTGCAATGATCCCCAAAAAGAAAGTGAAGGAGGAGGATCGGGAGGAGGTGTATTATTGCAAGGTATTTACATTAATGGAACAGGGACAATAACCTGCAAAGGTGGTAATGGTGCAAGTTCTGTGAATGTGGAAGGAGGAGGAGGAGGCAGTGGGGGACGTGTTAAACGATTTTATACCGTAAGCAATGGTCCGGGATTAGGAATTGACGTTGGATTTGGCAATGCCGGAACCGGAGGACAACCCAATATGACCAATGGACAGACAGGAACCAATGTATCCTTACAAACACCCGGAATAGCCACGACCATATCGGGTACAGAATTTCAGGTAAGTCCGGTACCTGTTGCTGACTTTACTACTCCAGGAGGAATTTGCGAAAATTCGGCAGCAGCTTTTGTAGACAATAGCACAGTTAGTTTAGGTAGTATTCAGTCGTATGACTGGGATTTTGGAAGCTTAACGATTCATTCAGGGTTACAGAATCCTGTAATTAATGTAACCAACTGCGGTCAAATTACAGTTACCTTAACCGTAAATACGGATGGTGGATGTATGGCAAGTACGAGTAGGATTTTAGATGTAACCGGATTACCCGATTTAACGGTAACCCAATCATCTCCATGCGAAGGAGCTCCTGTTGTATTTGATGAAACAGTATTTTTCACCGGAGGATGTACAGACACCTACAGTGTTAGTTATGATTTTGGTGATGGTTCACCTGTTCAAAACGGATCTGATTTATCGCATACCTATGCTTCGGCAGGTCAACAAAACTATTCAGTAACGGCAACAACTCCATCCGGATGTTCGGTTACCAGGACCGGAACAGCGACTGTTTATGCCAATCCAACCGTAAGTTTCACGACTTCTACTACAGGAGGTATTGGACAATGCCCAAACTCACTCATCAGTTTTCAAAGCACCTCCACTGTGCCAACACCATCCACCATTGCAAACTATACCTGGGATTTTGGGGATGGAACAAATCCATTTGGGACCGGACAAATTACCTCACATCCTTATTTAGCCAGCGGTACTTACAATGTTACCTTATCGGTAGTTACTATTGAAAGCTGCCCCGGTAGTGTAACACAGCCGTTGACCATTTATCCCAACCCGATACCATCATTTATTTACGACACTTCATGTATTGGAACACCAACAAATTTTTATAATACAACACCTACTGATCCTGCCATGACCTTTAGATGGCAAATCAATCCTCCAGGAGGCCTATATACAACAGCTAATGCTTCTCATACATTTTCGAGTAATACCAATTGCACAGCAGTTTTAACTATTGTAGACGGAAATCAATGTAGTGCATCTTATTCCGAATCAATCTATGTTCAACCCTTACCGGTAGCAAATTTTACTACTCCGGTTCCAATTTGTGATCCTCAGGATAATGCCATATTCACCAATACCACTATTCCAGCAATTGGAACCACCCAAACCTGGTCGTTCGGAGATGGAACCTTTTCGGTAGCTCATGATCCGGTTCATAATTACTTAGGTCCAGGAACCTTTACTGTTACATTGGATGTTGTTGCCGGCCTTTGTACATCTACGGTTACCAAAGATGTAGTTGTATCTGAAAAGCCAACCGCTAGTTTTACGGTTTCTTCATTGGATTTATGTCAAGGAACACCCATTACATTTATAGATAATTCAACCAATCCCAACGATGTAATTACCCTAAGGGAGTGGGATTTTGGAGAGCCACCCATTGCGACGGTCCAAGACCCTGTGTATAATCCAGTTCATGCTTATATAGGATCAAAACCTGATACAGGATTTATGGTTCGATTGATTGTTGAGAATTTTTCACAGTGCAAAGACACTATGATACAAGAGGTGAAAATTTATCCTCTACCTATTGCCAGTTTTACATCACCAGATGTTTGCGACAAAGTACCTATGATTTTTGAATCAACCTCCACCATTAGTTATGGCAGCATTAATTCATATTTATTTGATTTTGGAGATAATACTACATTTAGTGGGGATTCTACCAGCCATTTATATCCTGCCGCAGGTACCTATGCCACAACATTAACGGTAATTTCGGATCAGGGCTGTATTGGAATGGCAAATACTCCGGTGGAAGTGAATCCGATACCACAGGCTGATTTTGTGATGGATGATGATGAAGGATGTGATGTACACACCGTTCGATTCTCTAGCGGATCTTCACCAATCAATCCTCCTCATCAAATCATCGATTATTTCTGGGATTTTAGCAATGGAAATACATCGGACGATTTAGCACCAGGACCCGAAGATTTCCCAACAGGCTTGTATGATATTACCTTAATTGTTAAAAGCATTGATGGTTGCATAGATACATTGGTTGCGGCAGATGCGGTTACGGTTCATCCATTGCCTACTGCAGATTTTTCAACAGACAAAGAAACGGTTGGAATTTTGAATCCTTCTGTAATAATTGTAAATGAGAGTTTAGGCTGGAATTCATGTACTATCGATTATGGAGATGGGAATACTGACAATTTGAACGATTTAATTGAACATATTTATAACGATACAGGAATGTATCATTTGTTTCTAACCGCAGTAACTGAATTTGGATGCTTAGATACAATTTCAAGGTATGTTCATGTGGTTCCGGACTTTGCCTGGTATATTCCGAATGCATTTACACCTAATCATGATTTGAAAAATGAAATTTGGGGAGGGAAAGGAATGGCAATAAAGACCTACGAATTACAGATTTTCAACAGGTGGGGAGAAGAAATATTCAGGTCAAAAAATCCTGAAGAAACATGGGATGGGTCAGTAAGGGATTTTAAGAATTCGAGTGAAGGGAAGATGATCAAGCAGGATATTTATGTTTACAAGGTTAACATATTGGATAACAACGACATGCGTCATATATATACCGGAAAACTGTATGTTTATCCGGATACAGAGAAAAAACTGACAAAATAA